One genomic segment of Primulina tabacum isolate GXHZ01 chromosome 9, ASM2559414v2, whole genome shotgun sequence includes these proteins:
- the LOC142555604 gene encoding 26S proteasome non-ATPase regulatory subunit 13 homolog B-like, whose product MAALQYLETQRNEHPELSEWYSSLSDLYQRKLWHELTLKLEQFVALAVFQAGDALIQLYHNFITDFETKINLLKLAHFAVIVSRQYLEKEAAIEYLEGVIAKLRDTKEMRIEEPILYIKVQIGTLKLEQGDQKECKKLLDEGKCTLDSMTDIDPSVYASFYWVSSQYLKSRQEFAEFYKSALLFLAYTAVDSLSESFKLDLAFDLSLSALLGENIYNFGELLAHPIIKSLLGTKVEWLYYIIEAFNSGDLIRYQELCNVHGAALRTQPALVQNEKKLLEKINILCLMEIIFSRSSDDRTIPLSVIADRTRLTVEDVEYLLMKSLSVHLIEGIIDQVEGTVYVSWVQPRVLGIPQIKSLRNRLDNWVDKVHTALLSVEAETPDLVAA is encoded by the exons ATGGCGGCTTTGCAGTATTTGGAGACACAGAGAAATGAGCACCCTGAGCTGTCAGAGTGGTACAGCTCGCTTTCAGATCTGTACCAACGCAAGCTCTGGCATGAGCTCACTCTTAAGCTCGAACAGTTCGTCGCACTCGCCGTATTTCAG GCTGGGGATGCTCTAATTCAGCTTTACCACAATTTCATAACTGACTTTGAGACAAAGATCAATCTTCTCAAGCTTGCTCATTTTGCTGTTATAGTTTCTCGACAATACTTGGAGAAAGAGGCCGCTATAGAGTATCTTGAAGGAGTGATTGCAAAGCTACGTGATACAAAAGAAATGCGCATAGAGGAACCGATACTTTATATCAAAGTTCAAATCGGTACATTAAAGCTTGAACAGGGAGATCAAAAAGAATGCAAGAAACTTTTAGATGAGGGGAAATGCACACTTGATAGCATGACTGACATTGATCCGTCTGTGTATGCCAGCTTCTATTGGGTTTCATCGCAATACCTTAAATCTCGTCAAGAGTTTGCAGAATTTTATAAAAGTGCTCTCCTTTTTCTAGCTTACACTGCTGTGGATTCTCTATCAGAATCATTCAAGCTG GATTTGGCTTTTGATTTGTCTTTGTCAGCATTGTTGGGGGAAAACATCTACAATTTCGGTGAACTTCTTGCACATCCAATT ATAAAAAGTCTTTTGGGGACTAAAGTTGAGTGGTTATACTATATAATCGAAGCATTCAATTCTGGTGATTTAATTCGTTATCAAGAACTATGTAATGTTCATGGAGCTGCTCTGCGTACCCAACCTGCTTTGGTCCAGAATGAGAAAAAGCTTCTGGAAAAGATCAACATTCTCTGCTTGATGGAGATTATTTTCAG CCGTTCATCAGATGATAGAACTATCCCATTAAGTGTCATTGCTGACCGGACAAGGCTTACAGTAGAAGATGTTGAGTATCTTCTCATGAAAAGCCTTTCA GTGCATCTGATAGAGGGGATAATTGACCAAGTTGAGGGAACTGTTTATGTATCATGGGTGCAACCTAGAGTTCTTGGAATTCCTCAGATCAAGTCCTTGCGCAATAGGCTCGACAACTGGGTAGATAAAGTACACACTGCTTTGTTATCTGTGGAGGCAGAAACACCAGATCTTGTTGCAGCGTAA
- the LOC142555605 gene encoding cyclin-dependent kinase F-4-like: MERYKIIREVGSGTFGTVWRALSKQSGEVVAIKKMKKKYYSWEECISLREVKSLRKMSHSNIVKLKEVIRENDILYFVFEYMECNLYQLMKDREKLFSETEVKNWCFQVFQGLAYMHQRGYFHRDLKPENLLVSKDVIKIADFGLAREINSQPPFTEYVSTRWYRAPEVLLQSPTYGPPVDMWAMGAVMAELCTLRPLFPGSSEADEIYKICSVIGSPTINEWSEGIELANAISYQFPLVAGVHLAALIPGVGEDVINLITSLCSWDPCKRPTALEALQHPFFQSCFCVPPSLRAKATIARTPPSVGTGGVLEQKCGRRHAATLSSPKPSNSFYTAKSQASLGADVQRKLDMNTQDMVKNDKILKNYVKQQPRYQPPGLNGPSGNRGKTRAISDTTEKLANMGVGSGRSLVKPYVPPPMKAGGWHGPSELLLGPTQVLPRRPYNRKMAG; encoded by the exons ATGGAAAG ATACAAGATCATTAGGGAAGTTGGTAGTGGTACATTTGGAACTGTATGGCGAGCTTTAAGCAAGCAGTCTGGTGAAGTG GTcgcaattaaaaaaatgaagaagaaatattACTCATGGGAAGAATGTATAAGCCTGAGAGAAGTCAAG TCACTGAGGAAAATGAGCCACTCAAACATTGTAAAGCTCAAGGAAGTAATTAGGGAAAATGATATCTTGTACTTTGTTTTTGAGTACATG GAATGCAATTTATACCAGCTTATGAAAGACAGAGAAAAGCTGTTTTCAGAAACCGAGGTGAAAAACTGGTGCTTCCAAGTATTTCAAGGTCTCGCGTATATGCACCAACGAGGATACTTTCATCGAGACCTCAAGCCAG AGAACTTGCTAGTATCAAAGGATGTCATAAAAATTGCCGATTTTGGTCTTGCTCGTGAGATCAATTCTCAACCTCCGTTCACTGAATATGTCTCGACACGTTG GTACCGAGCTCCTGAAGTTCTGCTTCAGTCACCAACTTATGGACCTCCGGTTG ACATGTGGGCAATGGGTGCTGTAATGGCTGAATTATGCACACTCCGTCCTCTATTTCCAGGCTCAAG TGAGGCAGATGAAATTTACAAAATATGCTCTGTGATAGGCAGCCCAACCATTAATGAATGGTCTGAGGGGATTGAACTTGCTAATGCCATAAGTTACCAGTTCCCACTA GTTGCTGGGGTCCATCTCGCTGCGTTGATACCAGGTGTTGGCGAGGATGTTATCAATCTTATCACG TCACTTTGTTCATGGGATCCTTGCAAGAGGCCAACCGCCTTGGAGGCTCTTCAACACCCCTTCTTTCAG AGTTGCTTTTGTGTTCCACCGTCATTGCGTGCTAAAGCTACCATTGCAAGAACACCTCCTTCTG TGGGAACAGGAGGAGTTTTGGAGCAAAAATGTGGAAGGAGACATGCAGCTACTTTATCAAGCCCAAAGCCCAGCAACAGTTTTTACACTGCCAAATCCCAGGCATCTTTGGGTGCAG ATGTGCAAAGGAAGTTGGATATGAACACTCAG GATATGGTTAAAAATGACAAGATTCTGAAGAACTATGTGAAGCAACAGCCAAGGTATCAACCCCCTGGCTTGAATGGCCCAT CTGGTAACAGGGGAAAGACTCGTGCAATTTCTGATACTACTGAGAAGTTGGCAAACATGGGCGTGGGCTCTGGTAGATCACTTGTGAAGCCATATGTGCCTCCACCTATGAAGGCTGGAGGTTGGCATGGGCCATCAGAATTATTGCTTGGACCAACTCAGGTGCTTCCAAGACGACCTTACAATAGGAAAATGGCGGGTTGA
- the LOC142555607 gene encoding protein BREVIS RADIX-like isoform X2 translates to MALKVSGSSSKGKPGQTDDNFKRGPRSYPDFNTISEGVPYSYAQPGSSSSTPAWDFTKSGHRAKRPDSTFTVFGGDRTAGGLESFSAHDGEMTTENDNEPKEWMAQVEPGVQITFVSLPRGGNDLKRIRFNREMFNKWQAQRWWGENYDRIMELYNVQKFNQQGLSTPGRSEDGRDSTYSRLGTALESPRMTPSLNKEWTPRYNLPGSSQYYNPGSSAYSSSGMKNETSMEASRMTTSSRDEASVSISNASDIESEWIEEDEPGVYITIRQLVDGTRELRRVRFSREKFGEVHAKLWWDSNRDRIQAQYLC, encoded by the exons ATGGCATTAAAAGTCTCTGGATCATCTTCGAAAGGTAAGCCAGGGCAAACAGATGATAATTTCAAGAGAGGGCCAAGATCTTATCCCGATTTCAATACAATTTCCGAGGGAGTTCCATATTCATATGCCCAACCGGGAAGCTCAAGCTCGACTCCAGCTTGGGATTTTACAAAATCAGGACATCGAGCTAAGCGACCTGATTCAACATTCACGGTATTTGGTGGCGACAGGACAGCAGGTGGACTAGAATCTTTCTCAGCTCATGATGGAGAAATGACGACCGAAAATGATAATGAACCGAAAGAATGGATGGCACAGGTGGAGCCTGGTGTTCAAATCACTTTTGTGTCACTCCCTCGAGGAGGGAATGATCTTAAACGAATCCGTTTCAA CCGGGAGATGTTTAACAAATGGCAAGCTCAGAGATGGTGGGGCGAAAACTACGACAGGATAATGGAGTTATACAATGTCCAGAAATTCAATCAGCAAGGTCTCAGCACTCCAGGGAGATCCGAGGATGGA AGAGACTCGACGTATTCTAGGCTCGGAACTGCCTTAGAAAGCCCTCGAATGACTCCATCCTTAAACAAAGAGTGGACTCCTAGGTATAATCTCCCAGGCAGCAGCCAATATTACAATCCCGGATCAAGTGCTTACTCGAGTAGTGGCATGAAAAATGAAACGTCTATGGAAGCTTCAAGAATGACAACTTCTTCAAGAGACGAGGCTTCAGTTTCTATTAGCAATGCAAGTGACATAGAATCTGAGTGGATTGAAGAAGATGAGCCTGGTGTGTATATTACTATTAGACAACTTGTTGATGGAACCAGAGAACTTCGACGTGTCAGATTCAG ccgtgaaaAATTTGGAGAGGTGCACGCGAAGCTTTGGTGGGATAGTAACCGCGACAGGATACAAGCTCAATATCTTTGCTAG
- the LOC142555607 gene encoding protein Brevis radix-like 1 isoform X1, with protein sequence MLTCITCSKQRDDDDEDAPRGTPSTKDAVKSLTTQIKDMALKVSGSSSKGKPGQTDDNFKRGPRSYPDFNTISEGVPYSYAQPGSSSSTPAWDFTKSGHRAKRPDSTFTVFGGDRTAGGLESFSAHDGEMTTENDNEPKEWMAQVEPGVQITFVSLPRGGNDLKRIRFNREMFNKWQAQRWWGENYDRIMELYNVQKFNQQGLSTPGRSEDGRDSTYSRLGTALESPRMTPSLNKEWTPRYNLPGSSQYYNPGSSAYSSSGMKNETSMEASRMTTSSRDEASVSISNASDIESEWIEEDEPGVYITIRQLVDGTRELRRVRFSREKFGEVHAKLWWDSNRDRIQAQYLC encoded by the exons ATCAAGGATATGGCATTAAAAGTCTCTGGATCATCTTCGAAAGGTAAGCCAGGGCAAACAGATGATAATTTCAAGAGAGGGCCAAGATCTTATCCCGATTTCAATACAATTTCCGAGGGAGTTCCATATTCATATGCCCAACCGGGAAGCTCAAGCTCGACTCCAGCTTGGGATTTTACAAAATCAGGACATCGAGCTAAGCGACCTGATTCAACATTCACGGTATTTGGTGGCGACAGGACAGCAGGTGGACTAGAATCTTTCTCAGCTCATGATGGAGAAATGACGACCGAAAATGATAATGAACCGAAAGAATGGATGGCACAGGTGGAGCCTGGTGTTCAAATCACTTTTGTGTCACTCCCTCGAGGAGGGAATGATCTTAAACGAATCCGTTTCAA CCGGGAGATGTTTAACAAATGGCAAGCTCAGAGATGGTGGGGCGAAAACTACGACAGGATAATGGAGTTATACAATGTCCAGAAATTCAATCAGCAAGGTCTCAGCACTCCAGGGAGATCCGAGGATGGA AGAGACTCGACGTATTCTAGGCTCGGAACTGCCTTAGAAAGCCCTCGAATGACTCCATCCTTAAACAAAGAGTGGACTCCTAGGTATAATCTCCCAGGCAGCAGCCAATATTACAATCCCGGATCAAGTGCTTACTCGAGTAGTGGCATGAAAAATGAAACGTCTATGGAAGCTTCAAGAATGACAACTTCTTCAAGAGACGAGGCTTCAGTTTCTATTAGCAATGCAAGTGACATAGAATCTGAGTGGATTGAAGAAGATGAGCCTGGTGTGTATATTACTATTAGACAACTTGTTGATGGAACCAGAGAACTTCGACGTGTCAGATTCAG ccgtgaaaAATTTGGAGAGGTGCACGCGAAGCTTTGGTGGGATAGTAACCGCGACAGGATACAAGCTCAATATCTTTGCTAG